The following coding sequences are from one Pseudonocardia sp. EC080619-01 window:
- a CDS encoding NAD(P)/FAD-dependent oxidoreductase, with amino-acid sequence MTTDATPRPDAGDPTAADMDRLRERYRTERDRRIRTDGTAQYRTATGDFGFYADDPWSPPGDRDPVHDHVDALVVGGGFGGLVAAARLREAGLERIRIVDVAGDLGGTWYWNRYPGIACDIESSIYLPLLEEIGGMPSRKYPPGEEIRGHARAIGERFDLYTDALFGTEVTSLTWDDAGHWDVGTDRGDAVTARFVVISSGPFNRPKLPGIPGIEDFAGHTFHTSRWDFAYTGGDATGGLDRIGGKRIAVIGTGATAIQCVPHLAEGAAHLYVVQRTPSCVDVRDDAPYDAQWWSSLEPGWQRRRREDFLHLMNMLPPRHGGAGDDGVADRWTDTAPIRGVARYARTHGTESLADALEIADAEKMDEIRARVDTVVDDPATADALKPWYRQMCKRPTFSDRYLQAFNRDDVTLLDTGGQGVEKITPAGLVVDGTEYPVDAIVFATGFELGADPATRAGADVRGRDGLALGEKWADGLSTLHGWVSRGFPNLFHVGALQNSASVNFTHVLEEQATHIAAVVAEAGRRGATAVEPTAGAEDAWVATIRDRAVDQQGFLAECTPGYYNFEGRPRKRNEQFGGGPVEFHEILHAWRDSGMDDVFEGPR; translated from the coding sequence GTGACGACCGATGCCACCCCCCGCCCCGACGCGGGCGACCCGACCGCCGCCGACATGGACCGGCTACGCGAGCGCTACCGCACCGAACGCGACCGCCGGATCCGCACCGACGGCACCGCCCAGTACCGCACCGCCACCGGCGACTTCGGCTTCTACGCCGACGACCCGTGGTCCCCGCCCGGGGACCGGGACCCGGTGCACGACCACGTCGACGCGCTCGTCGTCGGTGGCGGGTTCGGCGGGCTGGTCGCCGCCGCCCGGCTGCGCGAGGCCGGTCTGGAGCGGATCCGGATCGTCGACGTCGCGGGCGACCTGGGCGGCACCTGGTACTGGAACCGCTATCCCGGCATCGCCTGCGACATCGAGTCGTCGATCTACCTGCCGCTGCTGGAGGAGATCGGCGGGATGCCCAGCCGGAAGTACCCGCCGGGCGAGGAGATCCGCGGCCACGCCCGGGCGATCGGCGAACGCTTCGACCTCTACACCGACGCCCTGTTCGGCACCGAGGTCACGTCGCTGACCTGGGACGACGCCGGACACTGGGACGTCGGGACGGACCGCGGAGACGCCGTCACCGCGCGCTTCGTGGTGATCTCGTCGGGGCCGTTCAACCGGCCGAAGCTGCCCGGGATCCCGGGCATCGAGGACTTCGCCGGGCACACGTTCCACACCAGCCGGTGGGACTTCGCCTACACCGGCGGCGACGCGACCGGCGGCCTGGACCGGATCGGCGGGAAGCGGATCGCCGTGATCGGCACCGGCGCCACCGCGATCCAGTGCGTGCCGCACCTCGCCGAGGGCGCCGCGCACCTCTACGTCGTGCAGCGGACGCCGTCCTGTGTGGACGTCCGAGACGACGCCCCCTACGACGCGCAGTGGTGGTCGTCGCTCGAACCCGGCTGGCAGCGGCGCCGCCGCGAGGACTTCCTGCACCTGATGAACATGCTGCCGCCACGGCACGGCGGCGCCGGGGACGACGGCGTCGCCGACCGGTGGACCGACACCGCGCCGATCCGCGGCGTCGCCCGCTACGCCCGCACCCACGGCACCGAGTCCCTCGCCGACGCCCTCGAGATCGCCGACGCCGAGAAGATGGACGAGATCCGCGCCCGGGTCGACACGGTCGTCGACGACCCGGCCACCGCGGACGCGCTGAAGCCCTGGTACCGGCAGATGTGCAAGCGGCCCACGTTCAGCGACCGCTACCTGCAGGCGTTCAACCGCGACGACGTGACGCTGCTCGACACCGGCGGCCAGGGCGTCGAGAAGATCACCCCGGCCGGGCTCGTCGTCGACGGCACCGAGTACCCGGTGGACGCGATCGTGTTCGCCACCGGGTTCGAGCTGGGCGCCGACCCGGCCACCCGCGCCGGTGCGGACGTCCGCGGCCGGGACGGGCTCGCGCTGGGCGAGAAGTGGGCCGACGGCCTGTCCACCCTGCACGGCTGGGTCAGCCGCGGGTTCCCGAACCTGTTCCACGTCGGTGCCCTGCAGAACTCGGCGTCGGTCAACTTCACGCACGTGCTGGAGGAGCAGGCGACGCACATCGCGGCCGTCGTCGCCGAGGCGGGCAGGCGTGGCGCGACCGCCGTCGAGCCCACCGCCGGGGCCGAGGACGCCTGGGTGGCGACGATCCGCGACCGCGCGGTCGACCAGCAGGGCTTCCTCGCCGAGTGCACGCCCGGCTACTACAACTTCGAGGGGCGCCCGCGGAAGCGGAACGAGCAGTTCGGCGGTGGACCGGTGGAGTTCCACGAGATCCTGCACGCCTGGCGCGACAGCGGGATGGACGACGTGTTCGAGGGGCCGCGGTGA
- a CDS encoding cytochrome P450 — protein sequence MTTTENGCPYARSYPLGEAHELEFDPGYAELRREEPLARIRMPYGEEGRLATRYDDVRTVMSDPRFSRAAVVGADVPRALPERPGQPESIINIDPPEHGRLRRLVAAAFTARRVERMRPHVAGIADDLVDGLVAGGSPADLVSAVSMPFPVIVICELLGVPLDGRDTFRAAADAALSTSAVPVEERRQAMTDLHTYIASLVAERRDRPDGPGDDVLGGLVSARDDDGDRLSEGEMVSLGSAILLAGHETTMNMTGNMVRTLLHERSRWDALVAEPDGIPAAVEEMLRFIPLGRQAGLPRIATADVELTGGTVRAGEAVLVSTNAANRDPEVFDDPDALHLDRSPGAHVAFGYGPHHCLGASLARMELQTILRALTTRLPGLDLADDVEWRATSAVRGPARLPVTW from the coding sequence GTGACCACCACCGAGAACGGCTGTCCGTACGCCCGCAGCTACCCGCTGGGCGAGGCCCACGAGCTGGAGTTCGACCCCGGCTACGCCGAGCTGCGCCGCGAGGAGCCGCTGGCCAGGATCCGGATGCCGTACGGCGAGGAGGGCCGGCTCGCCACCCGCTACGACGACGTCCGCACCGTCATGTCCGACCCGCGCTTCAGCCGGGCCGCCGTCGTCGGCGCCGACGTGCCGCGGGCCCTCCCGGAGCGGCCCGGCCAGCCCGAGTCGATCATCAACATCGACCCGCCGGAGCACGGCAGGCTGCGGCGCCTGGTCGCGGCCGCCTTCACCGCCCGCCGCGTCGAGCGGATGCGACCGCACGTCGCCGGGATCGCCGACGACCTCGTCGACGGGCTCGTCGCGGGCGGCAGCCCCGCCGACCTGGTGTCGGCGGTGTCGATGCCGTTCCCGGTGATCGTGATCTGCGAGCTGCTCGGCGTGCCGCTCGACGGGCGCGACACCTTCCGGGCCGCCGCCGACGCGGCGCTGTCGACGTCGGCCGTACCGGTCGAGGAGCGGCGGCAGGCCATGACCGACCTGCACACCTACATCGCCTCGCTCGTCGCCGAGCGCCGGGACCGGCCGGACGGGCCCGGCGACGACGTGCTCGGCGGCCTGGTCTCGGCCCGCGACGACGACGGCGACCGGCTCTCGGAGGGCGAGATGGTCTCGCTCGGCTCGGCGATCCTGCTCGCCGGCCACGAGACCACGATGAACATGACCGGCAACATGGTCCGGACGCTCCTGCACGAGCGCTCCCGCTGGGACGCGCTGGTCGCCGAGCCCGACGGGATCCCGGCCGCGGTCGAGGAGATGCTGCGGTTCATCCCGCTCGGCAGGCAGGCCGGGCTGCCGCGGATCGCCACCGCCGACGTCGAGCTCACCGGCGGCACCGTCCGCGCCGGGGAGGCCGTGCTCGTCTCCACCAACGCGGCGAACCGCGATCCCGAGGTCTTCGACGACCCGGACGCACTGCACCTGGACCGCTCCCCCGGCGCCCACGTCGCGTTCGGCTACGGCCCGCACCACTGCCTCGGCGCGTCGCTGGCCCGCATGGAACTGCAGACGATCCTGCGCGCGCTCACCACCCGGCTGCCCGGGCTCGACCTGGCCGACGACGTCGAGTGGCGCGCCACCTCGGCCGTGCGCGGCCCGGCCCGGCTGCCGGTGACCTGGTGA
- a CDS encoding L,D-transpeptidase, which produces MPSRTIRRNRAATAAVAALVVVAGIATAGVATADAEAENSEAARQTHAEKQVPGTPCSVSARACVDLETQRAWLIENGAVTHGPVPVASGGAGQETPIGHSFRVYRKEADHTSGEFTTPEGQPSPMPWSVFFADGGVAFHGGDRDRASAGCVKLDAVEAQRFFTDLENGDKVQVLNATTERDERAKLATA; this is translated from the coding sequence GTGCCGAGCAGGACGATCCGCCGGAACCGGGCCGCGACCGCGGCGGTGGCGGCACTGGTCGTCGTCGCCGGGATCGCGACCGCCGGTGTCGCGACCGCCGACGCCGAGGCCGAGAACAGCGAGGCCGCCCGGCAGACGCACGCCGAGAAGCAGGTCCCGGGCACGCCGTGCTCGGTCTCGGCACGGGCCTGCGTCGATCTCGAGACGCAGCGGGCCTGGCTGATCGAGAACGGGGCGGTCACCCACGGGCCGGTGCCGGTCGCGTCCGGCGGGGCCGGTCAGGAGACGCCGATCGGGCACTCGTTCCGCGTGTACCGCAAGGAGGCGGACCACACGAGCGGCGAGTTCACGACGCCCGAGGGGCAGCCGTCGCCGATGCCGTGGTCGGTGTTCTTCGCCGACGGCGGGGTGGCGTTCCACGGCGGTGACCGGGACCGCGCGTCGGCCGGGTGCGTCAAGCTCGACGCCGTCGAGGCGCAGCGGTTCTTCACCGACCTCGAGAACGGCGACAAGGTCCAGGTCCTGAACGCGACCACCGAGCGGGACGAGCGGGCGAAGCTCGCCACCGCCTGA
- a CDS encoding DHA2 family efflux MFS transporter permease subunit, whose product MTTTPPRTDPVPAHRTGLLISVLVGAAFVMILNETILSVALRDLSVDLAVPTTTVQWLTSGFLLTMAVVIPTTGYLLDRFTPRQVFLASLGTFTAGTAVSGFAPGFEVLLAGRIVQAVGTAMMIPLLMTTILRLVPQERRGATMGTITIVIAVAPAIGPTIGGAVLAGLGWRWMFWLVLPLAVAALAVGARFLRLDGGGRPVPLDVLSVILSAVGFGGLVYGLSAIGKGSGGGIPPWVPVVAGLVALALFVARQLRLQRESRALLDLRPFQKRPFVVALVLTALVLLSLIGVAAVLLPLYLQTVMGVSTVVSGLAVLPGGLLLGLLGRPVGALFDRVGARPLVIPGAVLMAAGLGLFSTMGPATPLWVVIAYHLVLMGGLSLMMTPLMTEALGSLPDSLYSHGSAILSTLQQVAGAMGTALFVTVAATGSAPGGPSPDAAGLHAAFAVAGGVGVVAVLLSLLVRGRTGAVRPEVTTH is encoded by the coding sequence GTGACCACCACCCCGCCCCGTACCGACCCGGTACCGGCGCACCGGACCGGCCTGCTGATCAGTGTCCTGGTCGGCGCCGCGTTCGTGATGATCCTCAACGAGACGATCCTCAGCGTCGCGCTCCGCGACCTGAGCGTCGACCTCGCCGTGCCGACGACGACCGTGCAGTGGCTGACCAGCGGCTTCCTGCTGACGATGGCCGTCGTCATCCCCACCACCGGCTACCTGCTGGACCGCTTCACCCCGCGTCAGGTGTTCCTCGCGTCGCTGGGCACCTTCACCGCCGGCACCGCGGTGTCCGGGTTCGCGCCCGGGTTCGAGGTGCTGCTCGCCGGCCGGATCGTGCAGGCCGTCGGCACCGCGATGATGATCCCGCTGCTGATGACGACGATCCTGCGGCTGGTCCCGCAGGAGCGCCGCGGCGCGACGATGGGCACCATCACGATCGTCATCGCGGTCGCCCCGGCGATCGGCCCGACGATCGGCGGCGCCGTGCTCGCCGGCCTCGGCTGGCGCTGGATGTTCTGGCTGGTCCTGCCCCTGGCCGTGGCCGCGCTGGCGGTCGGTGCCCGCTTCCTGCGGCTCGACGGCGGCGGCCGCCCGGTCCCGCTGGACGTGCTGTCGGTGATCCTGTCCGCCGTCGGGTTCGGCGGCCTCGTCTACGGGCTGTCCGCGATCGGCAAGGGCAGCGGTGGTGGCATCCCGCCGTGGGTGCCGGTCGTCGCCGGCCTCGTCGCGCTCGCGCTCTTCGTCGCCCGCCAGCTGCGGCTGCAGCGGGAGAGCCGCGCGCTGCTCGACCTGCGCCCGTTCCAGAAGCGGCCGTTCGTCGTCGCGCTGGTGCTGACCGCGCTGGTGCTGCTGTCGCTGATCGGTGTCGCCGCGGTGCTGCTCCCGCTGTACCTGCAGACCGTCATGGGGGTGAGCACGGTGGTCTCCGGCCTCGCCGTGCTCCCGGGCGGGCTGCTGCTCGGCCTGCTCGGCCGTCCGGTGGGTGCGCTGTTCGACCGGGTCGGCGCGCGACCGCTGGTGATCCCCGGTGCCGTGCTGATGGCGGCCGGGCTGGGCCTGTTCTCCACCATGGGCCCGGCCACCCCGCTCTGGGTGGTGATCGCCTACCACCTGGTCCTGATGGGCGGGCTGTCGCTGATGATGACGCCGCTGATGACGGAGGCGCTGGGCTCGCTGCCGGACTCGCTGTACTCGCACGGCAGCGCGATCCTCTCCACGCTGCAGCAGGTCGCGGGCGCGATGGGCACCGCCCTGTTCGTGACCGTCGCCGCGACCGGCTCGGCGCCCGGCGGACCGTCGCCGGACGCGGCCGGCCTGCACGCGGCGTTCGCCGTCGCCGGTGGGGTCGGTGTGGTCGCGGTGCTGCTGTCGCTGCTGGTGCGGGGCCGCACCGGGGCCGTCCGGCCCGAGGTCACGACGCACTGA
- a CDS encoding WD40 repeat domain-containing protein encodes MPVEMFWDGLEQRVAGGALHDGAGDLTPPAGVSAAAVRRVLDLEAHHLRDPDLAGQAAGLPQQLLARAAVTGEDALAGAARARIESRGLSALATRWRTRPPSAALLRILDGHGDALTGLAVDPGGALLSVDASGGAVAWDPATGTPVAHPVTGPCGPERAAGPAPVLAVATTADGGLVAVAGSDDVVRVRAAGGAEVAALTGHTTPVTVLAFADAPSGATRLLGAALDGTVLVWDVVRGTAVVLSGHDGPVRALVATASGRAVTGGDDGTLRAWDTTTGAQLATLQADAGVTGVAVTGPEELLAVTADGAVHGFVMTAGVPHDAVVLDRSGAPATAAGPAGPGRALATRADGTVELWWTGDEPGRVTLTGHGTAVRAAAANADGTLVATGDDHGRILLWDPAAAAPAGDRPGLPEAVGAIVVAGGLIVSAARGTGELVALDLRTGDECWRCDGGPGPVWSDTAGMRIFTASGGTVTERYAATGLAAGSVEVPGRVLAGRGTLVVVGDGDRVAVADARTGRIYRSATTGAPVRRAALTPGGSTVLLGADTALAAWRPAAGDPVVVPLPGSMLAAVAIDDEGCHAVAADADGRAHVWTVGTDRVTTVRADPVQLCAATAAGGHRAVTAGTGGTALLWDLTRAAVLVRTPLDAPLTALAAAHGSVVAGDACGDTHCLDLLDGVSTTGPTIPVPRDGAAEPEPAPPVVPEQAGAPEQGAPSGQPAPRLRRLLGLR; translated from the coding sequence ATGCCCGTCGAGATGTTCTGGGACGGACTGGAGCAGCGCGTCGCAGGCGGCGCCCTGCACGACGGGGCCGGTGACCTGACCCCGCCGGCCGGCGTCAGCGCGGCGGCGGTGCGCCGCGTGCTGGACCTGGAGGCGCACCACCTGCGCGACCCCGATCTCGCCGGGCAGGCCGCCGGGCTGCCCCAGCAGCTGCTGGCCCGGGCGGCCGTCACGGGCGAGGACGCGCTGGCCGGGGCCGCGCGGGCCCGGATCGAGTCCCGCGGGCTGTCCGCGCTCGCCACCCGCTGGCGGACGCGGCCGCCGTCCGCGGCGCTGCTGCGCATCCTCGACGGGCACGGCGACGCCCTCACCGGGCTGGCCGTCGACCCCGGCGGGGCGCTGCTCTCGGTCGACGCCTCCGGCGGCGCGGTGGCCTGGGACCCGGCGACCGGGACGCCCGTCGCCCACCCGGTGACGGGGCCGTGCGGGCCGGAGCGGGCCGCCGGTCCGGCGCCCGTGCTCGCCGTCGCGACCACCGCCGACGGCGGGCTGGTCGCGGTCGCGGGGTCCGACGACGTCGTCCGGGTGCGGGCCGCGGGCGGCGCCGAGGTGGCGGCCCTCACCGGGCACACCACCCCGGTCACCGTGCTCGCCTTCGCCGACGCCCCCTCCGGTGCGACCCGGCTGCTGGGCGCCGCGCTGGACGGCACCGTCCTCGTCTGGGACGTCGTCCGCGGCACCGCGGTGGTGCTGTCCGGGCACGACGGCCCGGTGCGGGCGCTCGTCGCGACGGCGTCCGGGCGCGCCGTGACCGGCGGCGACGACGGCACCCTCCGCGCCTGGGACACCACCACCGGTGCGCAGCTCGCGACGCTCCAGGCCGACGCGGGCGTCACCGGGGTGGCGGTGACCGGGCCGGAGGAGCTGCTCGCCGTCACCGCCGACGGTGCGGTGCACGGTTTCGTGATGACCGCCGGCGTACCGCACGACGCGGTGGTCCTCGACCGGTCCGGCGCCCCGGCCACCGCCGCCGGCCCCGCGGGTCCGGGACGGGCGCTGGCGACCCGGGCGGACGGCACCGTCGAGCTGTGGTGGACCGGCGACGAGCCGGGCCGGGTCACGCTGACGGGGCACGGCACCGCGGTGCGGGCCGCGGCCGCGAACGCCGACGGCACGCTCGTCGCGACCGGCGACGACCACGGCCGGATCCTGCTGTGGGACCCGGCCGCCGCGGCACCGGCCGGGGACCGCCCCGGCCTCCCGGAGGCCGTCGGCGCGATCGTCGTCGCGGGCGGGCTGATCGTCTCCGCGGCCCGCGGCACCGGTGAGCTGGTCGCCCTCGACCTGCGGACCGGCGACGAGTGCTGGCGCTGCGACGGCGGGCCCGGCCCGGTGTGGTCGGACACCGCCGGGATGCGGATCTTCACCGCGTCCGGGGGCACCGTCACCGAGCGGTACGCCGCCACCGGGCTCGCGGCCGGGTCGGTCGAGGTCCCGGGCCGGGTGCTGGCCGGGCGCGGGACGCTCGTGGTGGTCGGCGACGGCGACCGGGTCGCCGTCGCCGACGCGCGGACCGGCCGGATCTACCGCAGCGCGACGACCGGGGCGCCGGTCCGGCGGGCCGCGCTCACGCCCGGCGGGAGCACCGTGCTGCTCGGCGCGGACACCGCGCTCGCCGCGTGGCGGCCTGCCGCGGGTGATCCGGTCGTCGTGCCGCTGCCCGGCTCGATGCTCGCGGCGGTCGCGATCGACGACGAGGGCTGCCACGCCGTCGCCGCGGACGCCGACGGCCGGGCGCACGTCTGGACGGTCGGCACGGACCGGGTGACCACGGTGCGCGCCGACCCCGTCCAGCTCTGCGCCGCGACCGCCGCCGGCGGGCACCGTGCCGTCACCGCGGGCACCGGCGGGACCGCGCTGCTGTGGGACCTGACCCGGGCCGCCGTGCTCGTCCGCACCCCGCTCGACGCCCCGCTCACCGCGCTGGCCGCGGCGCACGGGAGCGTCGTCGCGGGCGACGCCTGCGGCGACACGCACTGCCTGGACCTCCTCGACGGGGTCTCCACCACGGGGCCGACCATCCCGGTCCCGCGGGACGGCGCCGCGGAGCCCGAGCCCGCGCCGCCGGTGGTCCCCGAGCAGGCGGGCGCGCCGGAGCAGGGCGCCCCGTCCGGGCAGCCCGCGCCGCGACTGCGGCGGCTCCTCGGACTGCGGTGA
- a CDS encoding TetR/AcrR family transcriptional regulator, which translates to MTLSAPAPVRGRAPMTDRRRARLRLEISRAAVALFREHGVAGTSGERIAEEVGLSARTLWRYFRSKESCVEPVLARGIDAIVEALRSWPADRTLDEHLIAEYHPPADAEAAADAEAGLTVIALSATEPGLRAVWLAVHERSEPVLAEVLAGRLGRPADDLAVRVHAAAMAAALRINGEELAAELVCGTRPSDPVERLAAALRAAAHGVDADPAPPSSTHHRAGDPE; encoded by the coding sequence GTGACGCTGTCCGCTCCCGCACCCGTCCGCGGTCGTGCGCCGATGACCGACCGGCGCCGGGCGCGACTGCGGCTGGAGATCTCGCGGGCCGCCGTCGCGCTGTTCCGTGAGCACGGCGTCGCCGGGACCAGCGGGGAGCGGATCGCCGAGGAGGTCGGTCTCTCCGCCCGCACGCTGTGGCGCTACTTCCGCTCGAAGGAGAGCTGCGTCGAGCCGGTGCTGGCGCGGGGCATCGACGCGATCGTCGAGGCCCTGCGCAGCTGGCCCGCCGACCGGACGCTCGACGAGCACCTGATCGCCGAGTACCACCCGCCGGCCGACGCCGAGGCTGCCGCCGACGCCGAGGCCGGGCTCACGGTGATCGCGCTGTCGGCGACCGAGCCGGGACTGCGCGCCGTCTGGCTGGCCGTCCACGAGCGGTCCGAGCCGGTGCTGGCCGAGGTCCTCGCCGGACGGCTGGGCCGCCCGGCCGACGATCTCGCGGTCCGGGTGCACGCCGCGGCGATGGCCGCCGCCCTCCGGATCAACGGCGAGGAGCTCGCCGCCGAGCTCGTCTGCGGCACCCGGCCGTCGGATCCGGTCGAGCGGCTCGCCGCCGCGCTGCGTGCCGCCGCCCACGGGGTCGACGCGGACCCCGCCCCACCCTCGTCCACCCACCACCGGGCAGGAGACCCCGAGTGA
- a CDS encoding TetR/AcrR family transcriptional regulator, translated as MAAETAPAARRGRRPMSDRRRALQRLEISRAAIRLFREHGVAGTSGEQIADAVGLSARTFWRWFRTKESCVEPVLSLSTDAFTACLARWPAGRSLEEHLLTDFPEHDDGGPDDGELVLAVVRMSRDELALRAIWLVVQERAEPVLAGILAERLGRDVGDIEVRVQAAALNAALRIATEDIAAVTADGHEPPVDDLTARLSTAVRAATHGVAASPPA; from the coding sequence GTGGCGGCGGAGACGGCACCGGCGGCGCGGCGCGGCCGGCGGCCGATGAGCGACCGCCGTCGTGCCCTGCAGCGGCTCGAGATCTCCCGGGCGGCGATCCGGCTGTTCCGCGAGCACGGCGTCGCCGGGACCAGCGGGGAGCAGATCGCCGACGCCGTCGGCCTGTCGGCCCGCACGTTCTGGCGCTGGTTCCGGACCAAGGAGAGCTGCGTCGAGCCGGTGCTGAGCCTCTCGACCGACGCCTTCACCGCCTGCCTGGCCCGCTGGCCCGCCGGCCGGTCGCTGGAGGAGCACCTCCTCACCGACTTCCCGGAGCACGACGACGGCGGCCCGGACGACGGTGAGCTCGTGCTGGCCGTCGTCCGGATGTCCCGCGACGAGCTCGCGCTGCGCGCGATCTGGCTCGTCGTGCAGGAGCGGGCCGAGCCGGTGCTGGCCGGGATCCTCGCCGAGCGGCTCGGCCGCGACGTCGGTGACATCGAGGTCCGGGTGCAGGCCGCCGCGCTGAACGCGGCGCTGCGGATCGCGACCGAGGACATCGCGGCCGTCACGGCGGACGGCCACGAGCCCCCGGTCGACGACCTGACCGCCCGGCTCTCGACGGCGGTCCGGGCCGCCACCCACGGCGTCGCGGCGAGCCCACCGGCCTGA
- the glmS gene encoding glutamine--fructose-6-phosphate transaminase (isomerizing), with translation MCGIVGYVGPREAAAVLLDGLARLEYRGYDSAGLAVVHRRRVTVRRTAGRVDDLRDVLGDEPPRGRTGIAHTRWATHGEPSEGNAHPHTDASGRIAVVHNGIIENADGLRAGLVARGVRPVSDTDTEVLPHLIAEAFDAGAPTLADAVRTALAPVEGTYGLAVVDAHRPEEIVVARNGSPIVLGIGDGEMVVASDLAAVVRHTRQVVFLDDGELVTVRADGIEGATRIPPTTVDTESEDYALGGHPDFLAKEIAEQPDAVRRALAGRLDTRFSTTRLGGLELDPRDLRGVRRVLFLGCGSAYYAGEIGAGLVEELARIPASAEPAGEFRHRNPVVDPDCLYVAVSQSGETADTLGCVQELRRKGGRVIGAVNVIGSAISRECGAGVFLHSGPEVSVASTKAVTNMAVSFAMLAVLLGRVRDLSVADGRRVVEALAALPGHIDTVLEQDGEIAEVAKRYADASSMFFVGRTRCSPVAREGAQKLKEISYVHAEAYPASELKHGPLALITPEMPSVVLVPGDDLFAKNIGTIEQIRARGGPVIAVTDTDLPDGLADAVLRVPRTEPELAPLLLTVPLQMLARHVAVALGRDVDKPRNLAKSVTVE, from the coding sequence ATGTGCGGGATCGTGGGGTACGTCGGGCCGCGGGAGGCCGCGGCGGTGCTGCTGGACGGGCTGGCCCGGCTGGAGTACCGGGGGTACGACTCGGCGGGGCTCGCCGTGGTGCACCGCAGGCGCGTCACCGTGCGCCGCACCGCGGGGCGGGTCGACGACCTGCGGGACGTGCTGGGCGACGAACCGCCGCGCGGCCGGACCGGGATCGCGCACACGCGGTGGGCGACCCACGGAGAGCCGAGCGAGGGCAACGCGCACCCGCACACCGACGCGTCCGGGCGCATCGCCGTCGTCCACAACGGGATCATCGAGAACGCCGACGGGCTGCGTGCCGGGCTGGTCGCGCGCGGGGTCCGGCCGGTGTCCGACACCGACACCGAGGTGCTCCCGCACCTGATCGCCGAGGCGTTCGACGCCGGCGCCCCGACCCTCGCCGACGCCGTCCGGACCGCGCTCGCGCCGGTCGAGGGCACCTACGGGCTCGCCGTCGTCGACGCGCACCGCCCCGAGGAGATCGTCGTCGCCCGCAACGGCAGCCCGATCGTCCTGGGGATCGGCGACGGCGAGATGGTCGTCGCCTCCGACCTCGCCGCCGTCGTCCGGCACACCCGCCAGGTCGTCTTCCTCGACGACGGCGAGCTCGTCACCGTGCGGGCCGACGGGATCGAGGGCGCCACCCGGATCCCGCCGACCACGGTGGACACCGAGTCCGAGGACTACGCGCTCGGCGGGCACCCGGACTTCCTGGCCAAGGAGATCGCCGAGCAGCCGGACGCCGTGCGCCGTGCACTGGCCGGCCGTCTCGACACCCGGTTCTCCACGACCCGGCTCGGCGGGCTGGAGCTCGACCCGCGGGACCTGCGCGGGGTGCGCCGGGTCCTGTTCCTCGGCTGCGGCTCCGCCTACTACGCCGGGGAGATCGGCGCCGGGCTGGTCGAGGAGCTGGCGCGCATCCCGGCGTCGGCCGAGCCCGCCGGGGAGTTCCGGCACCGCAACCCGGTCGTCGACCCCGACTGTCTCTACGTCGCGGTCAGCCAGTCCGGCGAGACCGCCGACACGCTGGGCTGCGTGCAGGAGCTGCGCCGCAAGGGCGGACGCGTGATCGGCGCGGTGAACGTGATCGGCTCGGCGATCTCCCGCGAGTGCGGTGCCGGGGTGTTCCTGCACTCGGGGCCGGAGGTCTCCGTCGCCTCGACGAAGGCCGTCACGAACATGGCCGTGTCGTTCGCGATGCTGGCCGTGCTGCTGGGCCGGGTCCGGGACCTGTCGGTCGCCGACGGGAGGCGGGTCGTCGAGGCGCTGGCCGCGCTGCCCGGCCACATCGACACCGTCCTCGAACAGGACGGGGAGATCGCCGAGGTCGCGAAGCGGTACGCCGACGCGTCGTCGATGTTCTTCGTCGGCCGCACCCGCTGCAGCCCCGTCGCGCGGGAGGGCGCCCAGAAGCTCAAGGAGATCTCCTACGTCCACGCCGAGGCCTACCCCGCCTCCGAGCTCAAGCACGGCCCGCTGGCACTGATCACGCCGGAGATGCCCAGCGTGGTGCTGGTCCCCGGTGACGACCTGTTCGCGAAGAACATCGGGACGATCGAGCAGATCCGGGCCCGCGGCGGCCCGGTGATCGCGGTGACCGACACCGACCTGCCCGACGGGCTCGCCGACGCCGTGCTGCGGGTGCCGCGCACCGAGCCCGAGCTGGCCCCGCTGCTGCTGACCGTGCCGCTGCAGATGCTGGCCCGGCACGTCGCCGTCGCGCTCGGGCGGGACGTCGACAAGCCGCGCAACCTGGCGAAGTCGGTCACCGTGGAGTGA